In Phragmites australis chromosome 18, lpPhrAust1.1, whole genome shotgun sequence, the genomic window GCCAGCGCGCGGATCCCGGCCAGGAAGGTGAGGTACTCCTTCTCGGAGCGCTTCCGCGGGTTGAAGAACTCGCTGTCCGTGCCGTTGGTGCCCTTCTCCACCTTGGACACCAGCCGCTCCTTCCACCCCTCGGGGACATCGTAGACGTACTCCGCCGTGTCCTTCTTGCTCGCGTTCCCGCCGTACCCGCCGTAGTTTGCCGCGCTCGCAGCTGTGCCGTAGTATACCGTGAACGCCGGGTCGGCGTGGGACGGTGCCGGCGCCGGGGACAgcagcaggagcccggccgcggccgccgcgacCAGCGTGGTGGTGAAGGGTTTGGGTGGGAGCCTCAGCGCCTGCGGGGTTGTCTGCTGCGAcgaggcggtggaggtggacgcGGTGGTGAGGAGAGGGGACGGCAAAAGGAGGGAGGCGAGCATGGTCATGGCGGCCGTGCACCGTGACACCCTGCGGTGCGGCGAGGTGGTTGGCGCGcgttgtttgtgtgcttttgtgttggagaggagaggatgggAGAGATCGCGTGGGCCCGTGGCTTATCCAGTGCGACAACATGGCACACGAGAGCAGAAAGCTGTAGTGGCTCCGGTGTCTTGGGCGGAATTTCGCCTTATTGAAGAATTTCATCGGGAAAAGAAGGTGCACAATTGCTGTACAGTCAGGTGAGAGTTTAGACGCACATCAAAGCCTGTGCAGTTTCGTGGCCGAAACATCCGTCCTACCCGTGAACCTTGCTAAAGAAGAccctattttattttctctactatttaaaatatatatatagtagattTTCTAAGACATTAAGAACATCCTACCACCCTTATTCTGAGTTCTGACATGTAGTCCCTTTGCTTCCCCTGAACCTGTGAACCTTGCGATCCCACTCCCGATTCCCCTGATCCTTCTCCCCTTCCGCCCCTTGCTCTAATGCGCCGCCGCCCGCACCACCGTGTCATTGCTCGCTCCACCGCCGTCGTCATCCACAACACCCATAGTTGCTCGTGCCCTTCTACCAACACGGGATCACGTGGCCCTCGTATACTTCTAAACCCTAGCGTCATCTCGTTCTGCTTCGAACTGCGTTGTCATCTGTCATCACCGTCCTCGGTTCGCTGCACATCCCTCCCCACAGCCATACATGTTTCCTGATTTTCTTGTCTCCTCCAGTCTCGATCCCTTTTCCCCTTGTGCTCTTGCTCCACCATGCCACCGCCTACACCACCACCATCGCGTAATTCTGCACGACCAGTACGGCGACGGCCTCAAGGTCTCCCCCGCactccacctccatctcaatGGACGCCACGAGCGCTGGTGCCCACGGGTTTCGCTTCAACCCAAGGAGCGCCGAGGAGATCTTTTCTGAGATATCCAGGGGCGTGTTCAGCGGGGTGGGTCCCCATACCCCCGGCGATGGCGTTCCtatcggagtattgagtaagtaGGCATCATGGCTAACAGATCCCATGAGAGATGTGATGACCGGCGAAGGATATTTTCTGAATCTTGGCCTATCCGCACCtgatttctaaaaaaaactctcacttgagtttggttagaaactcttgagcatcGAAACACGATAATTAGCTCTATgttgcatctctcttaatagtgcgatatacctatactcaaatttaaatgTAGAGCTCATTTGAACCAATTGGAGGCTTTGAATACCTTAAGGTActacttctttctttcaaaccttgagtgttgtcaacttccatataatcttcactctatctcttcttgattttttatatgattgatgagaatcattcatagcttctcatgacctcacacggtccattggcacAAAGTttttactcgctcttcaccaccaccttggtcaTTTGGTGTCAAGCCATTTGATTGTCCTTTACCACGGATGATCCATCGCAACCGAGTCTTACTTgctcttcaccgtcttgccatagaaaatcatTTTGTATCCAACATCTTAAAGAAATTcgctttatcatatatggagtccagctttattattcatttcttggcatatagaatatctccattcaacttatgccttcttatggaatctaaccccaactcactctcaagtacaaagTACATGcgttagtctataaaaccttAATTGATAATATCATATCTTTAGTTACTTgttctccacaagtaacttagtatTTACActtatcgtcaatcttcttacgcttctccttctcctcatgagcatcactatgcatccccgagcatcacctagagcttattcatcttgatacactttcaatctccctattcacctagagctcatgcatatctctcctacgtatatcacctatggaacaacctactaataattctcaataacgttgttagtctataggtattgtcattaattaccaaaaccacatataaatgctagatgcactttcacatggACTCTTGCATGAGATATTTATTTCCGTGTCCTAGGAGATAATCGATTTACGGTGCAGTTCCATTGTCTGGCAAATTAGGAGAAGGCGATGTACAGTGGTCCAAGGATTTTTTGGGGGCTATTGAGTTCTCATGGTCCCTTACAATGGTTTCACAAAGTCaccgatgatgaagatgtataGGCTCGAGGTATGGTCACACATCTATGATAAGTTAGATGGTGTCCTCTTCGAGCCAATGATAAAAAATCTAGCAAAGTGAATTTGAGAGGTGAAGACAATGCAGTTGCTACAGCCGAATGCAGATGTTAGGAATTATGTCAGGGTCCAGGTGAGCTTGGATGTGAACAAGCCACTAACTCGTTGTGTGATAATCacgaaggagagggagaagacgAGGTATGTGGTGAAGTATGAAAAGGCGCCGAAGTTTTGTGGTATATGTGGTATGATGGGCCATGTGATGAAGGAGTGTGGAACATGCAAACACACTATAGAGAAGATtaaatgggggggggggagtggatGGTAGTGTCTTATAGGCGTGGACGTGGAAGGGGGAGTTTTATGGAGGGGGGGAGGTCGAGGGAGAGGTACGAAGGGGAGGAGGATATGATAGAGTCGGAGATGATGCCGGAGTATGCAAATATGGGGAATGATGTGGATAGATCAAGAAAGAAGAGGCTTTTTAAGGACATAGGAGCTGATGGGCGAGATAAGAGTCAACTCTTGCTTAATCAAAACAAAGTGTCTGACATAGTAGGACAGTTCGACGGTAGTTCAAGAACGGAAGGCTTAGGTGGTGGTTCATCTACACTATCAAAGCaacttgagaagaaaaagatagcataagatgatgaagaaaacaATGAGAAGCTATTAGCGGGCTACGCGGAGGAGCACCGCCAGGCACAATGAGTACCTTGTGTTGGAATTGTCATGGGATTAGGGATCCTGCGACAGTCAAAGAGCTTCGCGATCTTGCGAAGGAAAGTGCACCGTCGGTGCTTTGTCTGGTTGAAACTCAGATTGCAATGTACCGAGTGGAGGGGCTAGTAGGAACCCTAGGGTTCGATCATGCTTTTGGAGTGGGTAATAGTAGACGGAGTGGTGGTCTGTGCATTTGTTGGAAGAACCCTTTGATAGTAAATGTGTGGAACTACTCGAAGTATCATATTGATACGGAAGTTAGGGAGGTGGAGAAGGAGACTTGAAGGTTGGCATGTTGGTATGAGAAGAGAATATAAGTCTAAGGTGGAAAACTTGGAGATGATGGCTTTCCTGAAGGCCGATTCACCCTTGCCTTGGTTATGTTTAGGTGATTTCAGTGAGGTACTCACGAGAGAAGAACACATGGGCCCGAATGAGAGAGAATCGGGATAGATTGAAGCTTTTAGAGCTGTGGTGGACAAGTGCGAGCTCTGTGATCTAGGCTACACAGGTCTTGATTGGACCATTGAGAAGAAAGTAGTTGGTGGCCAATATTATCGGGTCAGACTGGATCGGGCACTTGCCACGGGGGACTGGTGTGCATTATTCCCACATGCCACCGTTCGCCATTTGCTAGAAGCTAAGTCGGATCATTCATCGATATTGCTATTGAATAATATGGAGGCACCTAATAGCGTATCGTAGTGGATAAACTGTTTCGGTATGAAGTGACGTGGGAGCGGCATGAGGGGTTCTGCCCTATGTTGGAGTGTGCATGGGGCGTGACGACGTGTCGATCAACTAGAGAGTTGTGCAAAAAGATGCAGATGATGGCAGGATCCATAGCTGCATGGGGGGGAGGAGTCTTTTGGTAACGTGCGTGATGAACTACATGAGCTACGTAAGCGTATGCTTGAGTTGCGAGCGAATCTAGCCCGTGTCGGCCCATCATACGAGGAAAAATAAGGTGGAGCAGCGGATTGCCAAAATTGAACTTCTGTGAAGAAATTTTGTGGCGACAAAGATGGCGTGTACAATGGGTGGCAGAAGGTGATAGCAACACTTGGTTTTTCCATCAAAAAGCAAGCATGAGAAGGAAGAAAAACCGAATAAGTAAGCTGATCTTACAAGATGGAACTGAGTGTGAGAATGCACATGTGCTAGAAGGTGCGGCCATTGCATTTTATGAGCAGCTGTATCATTCAGATGATACTACTGGGATTGAGGAGGTACTGTCACATGTGCCTTTGAAGGTTACGGCTAAAATGAATGGCCTGCTTACTGCATCGTACAATGAAGCTGAGATTAAAAATACGTTATTTCAAATGTTCCTAACAAAAGCTTTGGGACCAGATGGCTTCCAGATGCACTTCTTTCAGAAACATTGGGACATTTGTGGTAGTTGGTGACAATAGTGCTGAAATTGCTCAATGGAGAGGACTCTTTGGGGGAGATCAATAAGATGTTCATTGTTTTAATTCCTAAGATATCAAACCCAAACTCTCTTGCTCAGTATTGCCCGATTAGCTTGTGCAATGTGATATATAAGATTGTATCCAAAGTGCTTGCTAACCGGCTGAAGCAGATTCTCCATGAGGTGATTTCTGATGAGCAATCAACATTTGTCCCTAGAAGGCTCATTACTGATAACATTGTTACAGCTTATGAATTTCTGCACTTTATaagaaagaagaagagtaagAATAATTCACATTGTGCATTGAAATTGGGCATGATGAAGATGTATGATAGAGTAGAATGGAGATATTTGGAAGCTATAATGCTAAAGGTGGGTTTTGCCCCAAGTTGGGTGGCGACAGTGATGAGGTATGTGTCCACAATTGCCTTTTCGATGCTCTTCAATGGAGCACCAGCACAGAAGTTCAAGCCAACTAGAGGGATACGTCAAAGAGATCCTATATCATCGCAACTATTTTTATTGGCGGCGGAGAGGCTGT contains:
- the LOC133899597 gene encoding thylakoid lumenal 19 kDa protein, chloroplastic-like; its protein translation is MTMLASLLLPSPLLTTASTSTASSQQTTPQALRLPPKPFTTTLVAAAAAGLLLLSPAPAPSHADPAFTVYYGTAASAANYGGYGGNASKKDTAEYVYDVPEGWKERLVSKVEKGTNGTDSEFFNPRKRSEKEYLTFLAGIRALAPLNAVLDNLALSDVVLQDQIASADDVRSAERTDGGGQVYYEYEIAGAGAHSLISVTCARNKLYAHFVTAPNAEWGRDEAVLRRLHQSFKTIDPAAPPPAAAS